The Daucus carota subsp. sativus chromosome 2, DH1 v3.0, whole genome shotgun sequence genome includes a window with the following:
- the LOC108207576 gene encoding UDP-glucosyltransferase 29 → MATRNTSNLSVLMLPWLAHGHISPYLDLAKKLSTRNFNIFLCSTPINLESVKNKVTGKWSESIQLVELNLPPSPDLPPHYHTTNGLPPHLMGSLKTAFADSSANFLTIFESVKPDMLIYDYNQSWAADIALSNNIPAVQFLLSSAIFSSLRRQMLYSDSSVTYPFPISIHKYFTEKMKARLKSSPDDAKYIDRARGASKKSRVILLRISREIEGKYVDYISNLSQKKTIPVGSLVQESLQETGDDCTETIQFLDKKDKSSVVFVSFGSEYFLKRKIQEVAYGLELSRLNFIWVIRFPFGENIKIEEALPIGFLDRVGDRGLVVEGWAPHARILHHSSTGGFISHCGWSSMMESMMFGVQVIAMPMHIDQPFNTVVVKEVGVGQEVERDEDVRFKREEISKVIRNVVIEKSGETVRRKAKEMREMIREKGEKEIDEVVGGARKLLQGEERQSYIFHNVIVVQKIVKNLGR, encoded by the coding sequence ATGGCTACTAGAAATACTTCTAACCTTAGTGTTCTAATGCTACCATGGTTAGCCCATGGCCACATATCTCCCTATCTAGACCTCGCCAAGAAACTCTCCAcgagaaattttaatatatttctttgTTCTACTCCGATCAACCTCGAGTCGGTCAAGAATAAGGTAACTGGCAAATGGTCAGAGTCGATACAGTTGGTGGAACTCAATCTTCCCCCATCCCCTGATCTTCCTCCTCACTATCATACAACCAACGGCCTCCCGCCCCATCTCATGGGCTCCCTCAAGACAGCATTCGCAGACTCAAGTGCTAACTTCCTCACGATCTTTGAATCTGTTAAACCGGATATGCTGATATATGATTATAATCAGTCCTGGGCAGCTGATATTGCCTTGTCTAATAATATCCCAGCAGTTCAGTTTCTTTTGAGCTCAGCAATTTTTTCTTCACTTAGACGTCAAATGTTGTACAGCGATTCATCAGTGACTTATCCATTTCCGATTTCCATCCACAAGTACTTCACTGAAAAGATGAAGGCCAGACTCAAGTCTTCCCCAGATGATGCAAAGTATATAGACCGTGCAAGGGGAGCTAGCAAGAAATCCAGAGTGATTCTGCTCAGGATTTCTAGAGAAATCGAAGGGAAATACGTGGattatatatctaatttatCTCAAAAGAAGACGATACCTGTTGGGTCACTTGTTCAGGAATCCCTACAAGAAACAGGTGATGACTGTACAGAGACAATCCAATTTCTGGACAAAAAGGATAAGTCTTCAGTAGTGTTTGTTTCCTTTGGCAGCGAGTATTTCCTAAAGAGGAAAATCCAAGAGGTTGCATATGGATTGGAGCTAAGCAGGCTCAACTTCATATGGGTTATCAGATTTCCTTTCGGAGAAAACATTAAGATTGAAGAGGCACTCCCTATAGGATTTCTGGACCGGGTTGGGGATAGAGGACTTGTTGTGGAGGGATGGGCTCCACATGCAAGAATCCTACATCATTCGAGCACTGGAGGGTTCATTAGTCACTGTGGATGGAGTTCTATGATGGAGAGCATGATGTTTGGTGTTCAGGTCATAGCCATGCCTATGCATATTGACCAGCCATTTAATACGGTAGTTGTGAAGGAGGTAGGAGTTGGACAAGAGGTTGAGAGAGATGAGGATGTCAGGTTTAAGAGAGAAGAGATTTCAAAAGTGATAAGAAACGTTGTAATAGAGAAAAGTGGGGAGACTGTAAGGAGGAAAGCAAAGGAAATGCGTGAGATGATTAGAGAAAAGGGCGAAAAAGAAATAGACGAAGTTGTTGGGGGAGCTCGTAAACTTTTGCAAGGAGAAGAAAGACAAAGTTACATCTTCCACAATGTAATAGTAGTTCAAAAGATAGTCAAGAATTTGGGAAGATGA